In Seonamhaeicola sp. S2-3, the genomic window TTTTAATAGGAGAACCAAAGCAAATGGATAATACAGCTTCTGAAAGTGAGGTGTATATCAAAAAGTTTATTGATACTTTGCAGAAAGAATTTCCTAATATACCAATACAACGTGTAGATGAACGGTTTACTTCTAAAATGGCGTTTCAAACCATGATAGATAGCGGATTAAAAAAAAATCAAAGAAAAAATAAAGCACTTATTGATGAAATTAGTGCTACACTTATTCTTCAAAGCTATTTATATTCAAAATAAATATAGACAATAAATTATAGTATTGTATTTTTGCAACTTAATAGTTCAGTACTTATGATTTTACCAATAGTTGCGTACGGCGACGCAGTTTTAAAAAAGAAAGCAAAAGATATTTCAAAAGATTATCCAAACTTAGATAATCTTATTGAAAATATGTTCGAAACCATGTATAATGCATACGGTGTAGGCTTAGCAGCACCACAAATAGGCTTGCCTATTAGGTTGTTTATAGTTGATACATCACCTTTTTCAGAAGATGAAGATTTATCAGAAGAAGAACAAAACAAGCTAAAAGATTTTAAGCGTGTTTTTATTAATGCCACTATTTTAGAGGAAGAAGGAGATGAATGGGCTTTTAATGAAGGCTGTTTAAGTATCCCTGATGTTAGAGAAGATGTGTTTAGGCAACCCACAATTACTATTGAGTATTTTGATGAAAATTTTAACAAACACACAGAAAAATTTGATGGTCTAATGGCTAGAGTAGTTCAGCATGAATACGACCATATTGAAGGCATTTTATTTACAGATAAACTTTCTAGCTTTAAAAAAAGATTAATAAAAGGAAAACTCAATAATATTTCAAAAGGAAAAATAAATGTAGATTATAAAATGCGTTTTCCAAACGAAAAAAAGAAACGATAATATTTGCAATACAGTAACAAACAATTGATATTTGCGCTTTTCAAAAAAATAATATGAGTTTAGATAAAGTACTTTCAATTTCAGGTAAACCAGGTTTATACAAATTAATAGCTCAAACCCGTGGGGGCTTTGTAGCAGAATCATTAATAGATAAAAAACGTATTTCTGTTGGTATTCAAAATAACGTAAGTATTTTAAGTGAAATAGCTATTTATACACTTACTGAAGAAGTGCCACTAAAAGAGGTGTTTAGTAAAATAAAAGAAAAAGAAAACGGTGAGCAAACTTCTGTAAAACCTAAAGATAGTAAAGATAAACTAGAAGAGTATTTCTTTGATGTTTTACCAGATTATGATGAAGATAGAGTGTATGCTAGCGATATTAAAAAGGTACTGCAATGGTACAATTTACTTCAGCAACATGATATGCTAGGGTTTTTAGATGATGATGACGATGATAAAACAAAATCAGACGAAGAAGAATAAAATTAAAAACCTCCTAATTTAGGAGGTTTTTTTATATTTTTTTAGTAAGTATTACTAAGGTTTATCGACTCTTAACAGATAAATTAATAAAGACTACCCTAATGAAATCACTTTGGTTTTTTGATGATGTAAACCTATTTAAAGTACTGTGTCCACATAAGTTTAAAGCTTATAAAACGGTACATGATTTTGACTCATATAAAAAGAAAGATTACATTTATTTTGAAGAAGATTCTGCTAACAAAGTGTATCTTATAGAGAAAGGTAAAGTAAAAATAGGTTACTACAATGAAGATGGGAATGAAGTTGTAAAATCAATTTTAACACGTGGCGATTTATTTGGTGAAACCGCCATTTTGGGTGAGGATAAAAGAGAAGAATTTGCACAATCTGTAGATAACTCTACTAGCATATGTCCAATAGGAGTTGAAACTATGTATGACTTAATGAGAGACAATCAAACCTTTAGTCTAAAAATTTATAAACTCATAGGTTTTAAACTAAAAAAATTAGAAAGAAGATTACAAATACTTTTGTTTAAAGATGCCAAAACCAGATTGCTAGAATTTTTAGATGAATTGTGTTCAGAATACGGATACGATTGCGAAAAAACAGGAGACAAAGTCATACTCCACCCATACACACAAAGAGACATAGCCTCATTAATAGGCACTTCAAGGCCAACATTAAACATTCTTTTAAATCAACTTAAAGAAGAAAATATGATTCAATTTGGCCGTAAAGAA contains:
- the ruvX gene encoding Holliday junction resolvase RuvX, with the protein product MARILAIDYGTKRTGLAVTDELQIIASGLTTVNTKELIDFLKEYTSNEQVELFLIGEPKQMDNTASESEVYIKKFIDTLQKEFPNIPIQRVDERFTSKMAFQTMIDSGLKKNQRKNKALIDEISATLILQSYLYSK
- the def gene encoding peptide deformylase; its protein translation is MILPIVAYGDAVLKKKAKDISKDYPNLDNLIENMFETMYNAYGVGLAAPQIGLPIRLFIVDTSPFSEDEDLSEEEQNKLKDFKRVFINATILEEEGDEWAFNEGCLSIPDVREDVFRQPTITIEYFDENFNKHTEKFDGLMARVVQHEYDHIEGILFTDKLSSFKKRLIKGKLNNISKGKINVDYKMRFPNEKKKR
- a CDS encoding DUF5606 domain-containing protein, with the protein product MSLDKVLSISGKPGLYKLIAQTRGGFVAESLIDKKRISVGIQNNVSILSEIAIYTLTEEVPLKEVFSKIKEKENGEQTSVKPKDSKDKLEEYFFDVLPDYDEDRVYASDIKKVLQWYNLLQQHDMLGFLDDDDDDKTKSDEEE
- a CDS encoding Crp/Fnr family transcriptional regulator, coding for MKSLWFFDDVNLFKVLCPHKFKAYKTVHDFDSYKKKDYIYFEEDSANKVYLIEKGKVKIGYYNEDGNEVVKSILTRGDLFGETAILGEDKREEFAQSVDNSTSICPIGVETMYDLMRDNQTFSLKIYKLIGFKLKKLERRLQILLFKDAKTRLLEFLDELCSEYGYDCEKTGDKVILHPYTQRDIASLIGTSRPTLNILLNQLKEENMIQFGRKEIRIHKKIA